In Turicibacter sanguinis, a genomic segment contains:
- a CDS encoding PLDc N-terminal domain-containing protein, which translates to MSLESIQEYLPFLIPLVIAEFALAMTALIHVLKHPNYRFGNKVMWIVIVLLIQIIGPVVYFLIGRGEE; encoded by the coding sequence ATGAGTTTAGAGAGTATTCAAGAGTATTTACCATTTTTAATTCCGCTGGTGATTGCAGAGTTTGCGCTTGCGATGACAGCACTTATTCATGTGTTAAAGCATCCGAACTATCGATTTGGAAATAAAGTGATGTGGATTGTGATTGTGTTATTGATTCAAATTATTGGACCTGTTGTTTATTTTTTAATTGGTCGAGGTGAAGAGTAG
- a CDS encoding ABC transporter ATP-binding protein: MIRLEGVSKQFGSHEVIKSLNLRVPSQCVFGFLGQNGAGKTTTMKMILGLLNPSEGRIFVCDEEVVYGETKTNRFIGYLPDVPEYYSYMTPREYLKLCGEMTGMSKAQIKVKSDELLALVRLADVNRKIGGFSRGMKQRLGIAQALLNEPKILICDEPTSALDPIGRKEILDILHQVKEKTTVIFSTHILSDVERICDQVAVLHEGEIVLSGTLTDVKNQHRQDAIRLTFESEKVAKHLMQDFERFKKVELEGNELTIYVDNLKQDSQEILKWMTDQNILLLKYEILEPTLESLFMEVVR, translated from the coding sequence ATGATTCGTTTAGAAGGTGTCAGTAAACAGTTTGGAAGTCACGAGGTGATTAAATCGTTAAATTTGAGGGTTCCAAGTCAGTGTGTCTTTGGTTTTTTAGGACAAAATGGGGCTGGAAAAACAACAACGATGAAGATGATTTTAGGGTTGTTAAATCCTAGCGAGGGACGTATTTTTGTCTGTGATGAAGAAGTCGTGTATGGTGAAACGAAAACAAATCGCTTCATTGGCTATTTACCGGATGTCCCAGAGTATTATTCTTATATGACACCCAGAGAGTATTTGAAATTGTGCGGTGAAATGACAGGCATGTCAAAAGCGCAAATTAAAGTGAAGTCAGATGAGTTATTGGCACTGGTTCGATTAGCTGATGTGAATCGTAAAATTGGAGGTTTTTCAAGGGGGATGAAGCAACGACTTGGTATTGCACAAGCTTTACTAAATGAACCGAAAATTTTAATTTGTGATGAACCAACGTCTGCGCTTGATCCGATTGGACGAAAAGAAATTTTGGATATTTTACATCAGGTAAAAGAGAAAACGACGGTTATTTTTTCAACGCATATTTTATCTGATGTGGAGCGTATTTGTGATCAAGTAGCTGTTTTACATGAAGGAGAGATTGTGTTAAGTGGAACACTCACAGACGTTAAAAATCAACATCGTCAAGATGCCATTCGATTAACATTTGAATCAGAAAAGGTTGCAAAACACTTGATGCAAGATTTTGAGAGGTTTAAGAAAGTTGAGTTAGAAGGAAATGAACTCACAATATATGTGGATAATTTAAAACAAGATTCCCAAGAAATATTAAAATGGATGACAGATCAAAATATATTATTACTAAAGTATGAAATCCTTGAACCA